In a single window of the Solea solea chromosome 14, fSolSol10.1, whole genome shotgun sequence genome:
- the LOC131472512 gene encoding uncharacterized protein LOC131472512 isoform X3, which yields MLVQVEHKSVKKWVRVPSTDDCYDYVKFIEEVYAKFSLPNEIHAELNDSSGVVVDADIFDELLRSSTMSFKVVTEHTDEDQVTEASFCSEEGSYSSIESLSSASSSSTVITESTTARKRRLVEGPPDSKVAKNIVYVALHQKPGGEDVFKEYNNTNGLSDHTRKKLVNILVADMIESHGRIPPVNVRITYALGIVTLFPNLRDKESATGYEHYYDPHSGQGYLAYRLKTVQRNSASDTKRGSKAKYQGGPKTLRETSTSEQLFGDDCKEAMSMMKHSADLVVVKEKMKATFKYRQQMLHSPDQSSLILDHFPRFLDIPGLIDQDFTMLFGKDISGKFIAKWPTFYKPRVITISKSLHQSTHLDDLLSAQEESNDCGWDSDVAAILLLVHLLPPTAKGKRHGKISASEAADHVIKFMKVGTSMATFLGRIGSAQPFLLCVGEKKSSIQKFYIVLDQKPIPCVAQTAVAAFDELFKAHFMFAVSYDETLFNFYTFIQTTIYGIDVATAKESPRVKEIRVRISNI from the exons ATGCTAGTCCAAGTGGAGCACAAGAGTGTCAAGAAATGGGTTCGTGTTCCAAGTACTGACGACTGCTACGATTACGTGAAATTCATAGAAGAGG TTTATGCTAAATTCAGCTTGCCAAATGAAATCCATGCAGAGCTGAATGACTCATCTGGAGTCGTTGTGGATGCTGATATTTTTGATGAACTGCTGAGATCTTCTACAATGTCTTTCAAAGTGGTCACAGAGCACACTG ATGAGGACCAGGTAACCGAGGCCTCCTTCTGCTCAGAGGAGGGGTCATACTCATCAATTGAGTCTCTCAGCTCTGCAAGTTCCTCTTCCACAGTGATAACAGAGAGCACCACAGCACGGAAAAGGCGACTAGTTGAGGGACCACCTGACAGTAAGGTTGCAAAAAAT ATTGTCTATGTAGCTCTGCATCAAAAACCAGGGGGTGAAGATGTATTCAAAGagtacaacaacacaaatggtCTTTCTGATCATACAAGAAAGAAACTTGTCAACATTCTGGTGGCAGATATGATTGAAAGTCATGG GAGGATCCCTCCAGTCAATGTACGCATTACCTATGCCCTTGGAATTGTCACTCTTTTCCCCAATCTGAGAGATAAGGAATCAGCCACTGGTTAT GAGCATTACTATGATCCTCACAGTGGACAGGGCTACCTGGCCTACCGATTGAAGACGGTTCAGCGCAACAGTGCAAGTGACACCAAAAGGGGCTCCAAAGCTAAATATCAAGGTGGCCCAAAGACTCTACGTGAGACCTCAACATCTGAACAGCTGTTTGGTGATGACTGCAAAGAAGCAATGTCCATGATGAAGCATTCGGCAGACCTGGTAGTCGTCAAGGAGAAAATGAAAGCAACATTCAAGTATAGACAACAAATGCTACACAGTCCAGACCAGTCTTCACTCATCCTAGATCACTTCCCAAGATTCTTGGATATACCTGGCTTG ATTGATCAGGACTTCACCATGCTCTTTGGGAAAGACATCTCCGGCAAGTTTATTGCAAAATGGCCAACGTTCTACAAGCCTAGGGTCATCACCATCAGCAAAAGCCTTCACCAGAGTACTCATCTGGATGACCTCCTGTCTGCTCAGGAGGAATCCAATGATTGTG GATGGGACAGTGACGTGGCCGCTATTCTCCTGCTGGTTCATCTCTTACCTCCGACGGCAAAGGGGAAAAGACACGGGAAAATCAGTGCATCTGAGGCTGCTGACCACGTAATCAAGTTCATGAAG GTGGGGACGAGCATGGCGACTTTCCTTGGCAGAATTGGATCTGCACAACCCTTCCTTCTCTGCGTTGGCGAAAAGAAGAGCAGCATCCAAAAGTTTTACATCGTTCTGGACCAGAAGCCCATTCCTTGTGTGGCACAGACTGCTGTGGCTGCCTTCGACGAACTGTTTAAGGCGCACTTCATGTTTGCTGTGTCTTATGATGAGACCCTCTTCAACTTCTACACCTTCATCCAAACAACCATCTATGGCATTGATGTGGCCACCGCAAAGGAGAGCCCAAGAGTCAAGGAAATCAGAGTGAGAATTAGTAACATTTGA
- the LOC131472512 gene encoding uncharacterized protein LOC131472512 isoform X2 → MRNPLFVDAIILPFSMRTMFVSEEMLVQVEHKSVKKWVRVPSTDDCYDYVKFIEEELNDSSGVVVDADIFDELLRSSTMSFKVVTEHTDEDQVTEASFCSEEGSYSSIESLSSASSSSTVITESTTARKRRLVEGPPDSKVAKNIVYVALHQKPGGEDVFKEYNNTNGLSDHTRKKLVNILVADMIESHGRIPPVNVRITYALGIVTLFPNLRDKESATGYEHYYDPHSGQGYLAYRLKTVQRNSASDTKRGSKAKYQGGPKTLRETSTSEQLFGDDCKEAMSMMKHSADLVVVKEKMKATFKYRQQMLHSPDQSSLILDHFPRFLDIPGLIDQDFTMLFGKDISGKFIAKWPTFYKPRVITISKSLHQSTHLDDLLSAQEESNDCGWDSDVAAILLLVHLLPPTAKGKRHGKISASEAADHVIKFMKVGTSMATFLGRIGSAQPFLLCVGEKKSSIQKFYIVLDQKPIPCVAQTAVAAFDELFKAHFMFAVSYDETLFNFYTFIQTTIYGIDVATAKESPRVKEIRVRISNI, encoded by the exons ATGCGAAATCCACTTTTTGTCGACGCCATTATTCTTCCATTTTCCATGAGGACAATGTTTGTTTCTGAAG AAATGCTAGTCCAAGTGGAGCACAAGAGTGTCAAGAAATGGGTTCGTGTTCCAAGTACTGACGACTGCTACGATTACGTGAAATTCATAGAAGAGG AGCTGAATGACTCATCTGGAGTCGTTGTGGATGCTGATATTTTTGATGAACTGCTGAGATCTTCTACAATGTCTTTCAAAGTGGTCACAGAGCACACTG ATGAGGACCAGGTAACCGAGGCCTCCTTCTGCTCAGAGGAGGGGTCATACTCATCAATTGAGTCTCTCAGCTCTGCAAGTTCCTCTTCCACAGTGATAACAGAGAGCACCACAGCACGGAAAAGGCGACTAGTTGAGGGACCACCTGACAGTAAGGTTGCAAAAAAT ATTGTCTATGTAGCTCTGCATCAAAAACCAGGGGGTGAAGATGTATTCAAAGagtacaacaacacaaatggtCTTTCTGATCATACAAGAAAGAAACTTGTCAACATTCTGGTGGCAGATATGATTGAAAGTCATGG GAGGATCCCTCCAGTCAATGTACGCATTACCTATGCCCTTGGAATTGTCACTCTTTTCCCCAATCTGAGAGATAAGGAATCAGCCACTGGTTAT GAGCATTACTATGATCCTCACAGTGGACAGGGCTACCTGGCCTACCGATTGAAGACGGTTCAGCGCAACAGTGCAAGTGACACCAAAAGGGGCTCCAAAGCTAAATATCAAGGTGGCCCAAAGACTCTACGTGAGACCTCAACATCTGAACAGCTGTTTGGTGATGACTGCAAAGAAGCAATGTCCATGATGAAGCATTCGGCAGACCTGGTAGTCGTCAAGGAGAAAATGAAAGCAACATTCAAGTATAGACAACAAATGCTACACAGTCCAGACCAGTCTTCACTCATCCTAGATCACTTCCCAAGATTCTTGGATATACCTGGCTTG ATTGATCAGGACTTCACCATGCTCTTTGGGAAAGACATCTCCGGCAAGTTTATTGCAAAATGGCCAACGTTCTACAAGCCTAGGGTCATCACCATCAGCAAAAGCCTTCACCAGAGTACTCATCTGGATGACCTCCTGTCTGCTCAGGAGGAATCCAATGATTGTG GATGGGACAGTGACGTGGCCGCTATTCTCCTGCTGGTTCATCTCTTACCTCCGACGGCAAAGGGGAAAAGACACGGGAAAATCAGTGCATCTGAGGCTGCTGACCACGTAATCAAGTTCATGAAG GTGGGGACGAGCATGGCGACTTTCCTTGGCAGAATTGGATCTGCACAACCCTTCCTTCTCTGCGTTGGCGAAAAGAAGAGCAGCATCCAAAAGTTTTACATCGTTCTGGACCAGAAGCCCATTCCTTGTGTGGCACAGACTGCTGTGGCTGCCTTCGACGAACTGTTTAAGGCGCACTTCATGTTTGCTGTGTCTTATGATGAGACCCTCTTCAACTTCTACACCTTCATCCAAACAACCATCTATGGCATTGATGTGGCCACCGCAAAGGAGAGCCCAAGAGTCAAGGAAATCAGAGTGAGAATTAGTAACATTTGA
- the LOC131472512 gene encoding uncharacterized protein LOC131472512 isoform X1: MRNPLFVDAIILPFSMRTMFVSEEMLVQVEHKSVKKWVRVPSTDDCYDYVKFIEEVYAKFSLPNEIHAELNDSSGVVVDADIFDELLRSSTMSFKVVTEHTDEDQVTEASFCSEEGSYSSIESLSSASSSSTVITESTTARKRRLVEGPPDSKVAKNIVYVALHQKPGGEDVFKEYNNTNGLSDHTRKKLVNILVADMIESHGRIPPVNVRITYALGIVTLFPNLRDKESATGYEHYYDPHSGQGYLAYRLKTVQRNSASDTKRGSKAKYQGGPKTLRETSTSEQLFGDDCKEAMSMMKHSADLVVVKEKMKATFKYRQQMLHSPDQSSLILDHFPRFLDIPGLIDQDFTMLFGKDISGKFIAKWPTFYKPRVITISKSLHQSTHLDDLLSAQEESNDCGWDSDVAAILLLVHLLPPTAKGKRHGKISASEAADHVIKFMKVGTSMATFLGRIGSAQPFLLCVGEKKSSIQKFYIVLDQKPIPCVAQTAVAAFDELFKAHFMFAVSYDETLFNFYTFIQTTIYGIDVATAKESPRVKEIRVRISNI; the protein is encoded by the exons ATGCGAAATCCACTTTTTGTCGACGCCATTATTCTTCCATTTTCCATGAGGACAATGTTTGTTTCTGAAG AAATGCTAGTCCAAGTGGAGCACAAGAGTGTCAAGAAATGGGTTCGTGTTCCAAGTACTGACGACTGCTACGATTACGTGAAATTCATAGAAGAGG TTTATGCTAAATTCAGCTTGCCAAATGAAATCCATGCAGAGCTGAATGACTCATCTGGAGTCGTTGTGGATGCTGATATTTTTGATGAACTGCTGAGATCTTCTACAATGTCTTTCAAAGTGGTCACAGAGCACACTG ATGAGGACCAGGTAACCGAGGCCTCCTTCTGCTCAGAGGAGGGGTCATACTCATCAATTGAGTCTCTCAGCTCTGCAAGTTCCTCTTCCACAGTGATAACAGAGAGCACCACAGCACGGAAAAGGCGACTAGTTGAGGGACCACCTGACAGTAAGGTTGCAAAAAAT ATTGTCTATGTAGCTCTGCATCAAAAACCAGGGGGTGAAGATGTATTCAAAGagtacaacaacacaaatggtCTTTCTGATCATACAAGAAAGAAACTTGTCAACATTCTGGTGGCAGATATGATTGAAAGTCATGG GAGGATCCCTCCAGTCAATGTACGCATTACCTATGCCCTTGGAATTGTCACTCTTTTCCCCAATCTGAGAGATAAGGAATCAGCCACTGGTTAT GAGCATTACTATGATCCTCACAGTGGACAGGGCTACCTGGCCTACCGATTGAAGACGGTTCAGCGCAACAGTGCAAGTGACACCAAAAGGGGCTCCAAAGCTAAATATCAAGGTGGCCCAAAGACTCTACGTGAGACCTCAACATCTGAACAGCTGTTTGGTGATGACTGCAAAGAAGCAATGTCCATGATGAAGCATTCGGCAGACCTGGTAGTCGTCAAGGAGAAAATGAAAGCAACATTCAAGTATAGACAACAAATGCTACACAGTCCAGACCAGTCTTCACTCATCCTAGATCACTTCCCAAGATTCTTGGATATACCTGGCTTG ATTGATCAGGACTTCACCATGCTCTTTGGGAAAGACATCTCCGGCAAGTTTATTGCAAAATGGCCAACGTTCTACAAGCCTAGGGTCATCACCATCAGCAAAAGCCTTCACCAGAGTACTCATCTGGATGACCTCCTGTCTGCTCAGGAGGAATCCAATGATTGTG GATGGGACAGTGACGTGGCCGCTATTCTCCTGCTGGTTCATCTCTTACCTCCGACGGCAAAGGGGAAAAGACACGGGAAAATCAGTGCATCTGAGGCTGCTGACCACGTAATCAAGTTCATGAAG GTGGGGACGAGCATGGCGACTTTCCTTGGCAGAATTGGATCTGCACAACCCTTCCTTCTCTGCGTTGGCGAAAAGAAGAGCAGCATCCAAAAGTTTTACATCGTTCTGGACCAGAAGCCCATTCCTTGTGTGGCACAGACTGCTGTGGCTGCCTTCGACGAACTGTTTAAGGCGCACTTCATGTTTGCTGTGTCTTATGATGAGACCCTCTTCAACTTCTACACCTTCATCCAAACAACCATCTATGGCATTGATGTGGCCACCGCAAAGGAGAGCCCAAGAGTCAAGGAAATCAGAGTGAGAATTAGTAACATTTGA